The DNA sequence AATACGACAGCGCCCCTTCTCGTGTGGTGCGGAACGTGTGGGGCGCGCGGGTAAGTGTCGGTTTGAACAGTACCGCGCCGAGTTGATACGCATAGGCCGAATCGATCAGCGCCTCGGCGCGGGCGACCGCGGCGGCGTGGCCGCCCTGAGCGAATGCCTCGCCGATTTCGACGAGACCTCGCCCCCATGCCTGTTGCGCGGCCAAGACTTCTTTTTCGCTGATGGCTCGGTTGACTACCGCAACCTCTCCGAGGGCGGAAGATGCTGCCGCTAGGAGCACGGCGGCGAGGATTCGTGCCCGTGAGTTCATGGGGCGTCTCCTTTCATGGGTTTGACTTCAGTTTCAGAATTCAACAGCCGGTGAGCCATTGCGCGAAGCTGTAGTACATCGGGAGGCCGATGAGCAGGTTGAACGGGAAGGTGATGCCGAGCGAGCAGGTGAGATAGATGCCGGGATTCGCCTCCGGCAAGGCGGCACGGACGGCGGCCGGCGCGTCGATATAGGAGGCGCTGGCCGTAATGGCCCCGAACACAAACGCTCCTCCGGCCGACAGCCCCAGCGCGTGCCCGAGGGCAACGCCGGCCAGGCCGTGCAAGGTCGGCGCGGCGATGCCCCAGGCCAGCAGTTTGGGCCCTAGTTGGACAAATTCCCGAAGTTGGCGTGCCGCGACCATCCCCATCTCGAGGAGGAACAACACCAGCACGCCATAAAATCCGTCCTTGAACACCGGCTTGATGGGCGCGAACCCCTTTTCGCCAATCACGGCGCCGATGACGAGGCCGCCGAGCAGCAGGATCACGCTGCGGCCGCGGAGCGTGTCGATCAGGATTTCTCGAATGGGCACCGACCGCCCCGCGCGCTCGCGCTTGAGGGCCATTCGCGCGCAAAACAGCGCCGTGAGAATGCCCCATTCCATAATGGTGACAAAAACCGGCATATAGGGCTCCGCCGGGTGGCCCTGTTGCGCCGCGAAATTTAGCGCCGCGAGGAAGGTCACTGACGAGACCGACCCGTAGAGGGCGGCCAAGCCCGCCGCGTTGGGGGTGGACAGCCGGAGGATGCGGCGCGCCGCCCAGAAACTCCACGTGGGGATCGCCAGTGCGACCGCGGCTGCGCCCAGCATCGGCTTCCACAGCGCCGACCACGGTTGCGACGCCAGCTCCACTCCGCCCTGAAGCGCGATCGAAAGGACCAGGTAAATGGAGATCGCATTTAGCACAGGCGGCGGGAACTCGAGTTCGCTGCGGATCAGCGTCGCGAGCATGCCGACAGCGAAGGCCAGCACAAGCGGCGAGAGCAGGTTCTGTAGCAGCAAGGCGTGAGCTTCAGTCATGAGGAGGGCTCCTTCCCGGCTCGCGCGTTGACGATCTGTCGCGAGCGAGCTAGGCTTATTTCATTCATCAATTGTGATTCGCTATTCATATTTCGCGAAAAACAATTGACGAAATATATTTCGTATCATGGGCCTGTCAAGTCGGTTGTCTGCAAAAAAAAAGCGCCCGCACGAGTGGACGTTTCTGACCAACCACTCGCATGTATTGCTCTGTCTCGCCCAACAGCCTGACATGGTGCTGCGCGAAGTGGCCGAGCGCGTGGGGATTACCGAACGCGCGGTGCAGAACATTGTGGCCGACCTCATCGAGGCGGGCGTGCTGATCCGTGAGCGCGTGGGGCGGCGGAACCACTATCGCATCGACCCGCGCCGCCCGCTGCGCCACCCCATCGAGGCCCACCGAACGGTGGCGGATCTGCTGCGCCTCGTTGAGCGCTGAGTTTCGGTCCGCGCTGCGTGCGAGGTCGCGGTGCGGTCAATCGGCGGTTGCTACACCCGGACCTTGCGGGTACAAACGCGCCATGTTTCGGAAATATGCCGAACACTATTTCCGATTGTCGTTTCACGGCACCACGGTGCGGACGGAGCTGGTCGCTGGAGCGACGACGTTCGTCACGATGGCGTATATCCTCTTCGTGAATCCGGCCGTGTTGGCGACGGATTTTGCGGGAAACCCCACTGGGCTAGACCCACAGGCGGTATTCCTCGCCACGGCCCTTTCGACGGCTTTCGCCTCGGCGCTTATGGGTTTTTATGCGAATCTTCCCATCGCTCAGGCGCCGGGGATGGGGAACAACTATCTTTTCGTGTCGGTCGTCATGGCGGTGGGGGCGCTCGGATATGCGCAGCCATGGCGCATTGCGCTCGGCTGTGTGTTTTGGTCCGGCGTTCTGTTTCTTGCGCTTTCCCTGGCGCGGGCGCGCAAGGCCATCATCGATGCGCTGTCGCCCAGCCTGCGGTCCGGCATTTCCGTCGGCATTGGTCTGTTTATCACTTTCATCGGCCTGAGAAACGCGGGGGTGATCGAGGGCAAGCCTGGCACGTTGCTCGGGTTGAACACGGATTTGGATTTTCGGGCACTCCTGGTGTTTGCGGTAGGGCTGCTGACGATGGTGGTGGCCCACGTCCGCCGGTGGCCCGGATCCATCCTCGCGGGGATCGGGGCTTCGGCGGCACTCGCCTTGGGGCTGGGTCTCACGCAGGCGCCCGCACGGTGGTTCGGTTGGCCCGAGATCCGCGAGCCGGCCGCGTTCCGGTTCGACCTGGCCGGCTCGCTGTCGTTGCAGTTTCTGCCATTCATCCTGATGCTCGCTTTCACGGACATGTTTGATACGGTGGGTACACTGGTCGGCGTCACCGAACGCGCGGGGTTGGCCCGAAACGGAGAAATTC is a window from the Kiritimatiellia bacterium genome containing:
- a CDS encoding sodium-dependent bicarbonate transport family permease; this translates as MTEAHALLLQNLLSPLVLAFAVGMLATLIRSELEFPPPVLNAISIYLVLSIALQGGVELASQPWSALWKPMLGAAAVALAIPTWSFWAARRILRLSTPNAAGLAALYGSVSSVTFLAALNFAAQQGHPAEPYMPVFVTIMEWGILTALFCARMALKRERAGRSVPIREILIDTLRGRSVILLLGGLVIGAVIGEKGFAPIKPVFKDGFYGVLVLFLLEMGMVAARQLREFVQLGPKLLAWGIAAPTLHGLAGVALGHALGLSAGGAFVFGAITASASYIDAPAAVRAALPEANPGIYLTCSLGITFPFNLLIGLPMYYSFAQWLTGC
- a CDS encoding winged helix-turn-helix domain-containing protein yields the protein MGLSSRLSAKKKRPHEWTFLTNHSHVLLCLAQQPDMVLREVAERVGITERAVQNIVADLIEAGVLIRERVGRRNHYRIDPRRPLRHPIEAHRTVADLLRLVER
- a CDS encoding NCS2 family permease, with the protein product MFRKYAEHYFRLSFHGTTVRTELVAGATTFVTMAYILFVNPAVLATDFAGNPTGLDPQAVFLATALSTAFASALMGFYANLPIAQAPGMGNNYLFVSVVMAVGALGYAQPWRIALGCVFWSGVLFLALSLARARKAIIDALSPSLRSGISVGIGLFITFIGLRNAGVIEGKPGTLLGLNTDLDFRALLVFAVGLLTMVVAHVRRWPGSILAGIGASAALALGLGLTQAPARWFGWPEIREPAAFRFDLAGSLSLQFLPFILMLAFTDMFDTVGTLVGVTERAGLARNGEIPNANRALISDAAGTVVGAALGTSTVTTYIESAAGVEQGGRTGLMVVFTAACFLLSIAAAPAVEVFAGHPAVTAPALIFVGLFMSLEIRRIRWDDLSESLPAFLTLLLIPLLFSIADGIAIGMIAYAVVKVASGRARDVRWPMWVAVVLLAVFLATVRARLG